Part of the Impatiens glandulifera chromosome 8, dImpGla2.1, whole genome shotgun sequence genome is shown below.
taattaatgaagagatgataatattttttaaaataaattataccaaataaaTGGCTAAATAAATGCTCTGAATTTATTACTATATATGTCTATCATATATATAGCAATTTATTACAGCTAGGTGAAATACCTAATCGGTCAACCAAACATACGTACAATCACATACTTTATTTTtacatctttatttatttatttttgaatcacctatatataaatttagtaaatTTATGTATCTCATTGTTAAACGTGTTTGTGTAAAAATCAGTCATAATAAAATTCATTGATTGTATAACATATGTTTAATAGGATAGATtgagaaattaatatatgaatttCTAATCTCTCTTaaaacaatttgatttttatgaaGTCATGACTTGATATATCATGCTAATCTCTAAAGATTAATTTCTGAATGtagtatatttattaaaaataatattagtttgatttagtTTTGATTAATAAAGTACGTGTAAGTAACCTaccataattacaaattaattaaaataattaaatggaTGAATTTAGTGACAAGTGagagattaatttaaaaattagagtttGAGTGAATTTTAAATTGGTTGGGAAGTGAGTTTATTaaagttaagaaaaaaatatgacatatattttgtcattttttttaaaattaaataaataaataataaattaaatcaaaaaaataaaatttttatattatgccacatttgtaagataaaagttatatatatatatatatatatctatatatatatatatatatatatatatatatatatatatatatatatagatatatatcgTTGGACATCCACCTAAAAGTGTTTGGCTCAAAAAAATTGGGTTGTTTTATCTCTGTttagaaaaatgtgaaaaaaatttggtttctttaattttagttttttttttttttttaatttgaactcataatctaataatttttttatatttttattatgaaccATAATATTACACacttttataacaaaaatatatatttttataaaaaaaaacatttttttttattaaataaattattctaacCTATGGTTTGTCGGGTTTATCTAATCGATCCCTTAGTAAATCCGTGACAATTAAATTAACCTATAGTTAATAATTGAACATCTTTCATGATTAAGCTTTTTAAAGAttgaactaaaataaatattttaaaactataaataaaaataatataattttattttattaaatttctatgtagtttactattattattaatataaatttatattttagaaagttagatttttcaaataaaatttgaagtaTATATTTAGGGTGAGAAGCAACCAATGGTTCCTTGCTTCCTTGGCGGCATGGAGAATTGTAGAAATGCGATCACAATCAAAGCTTATTTCTCAGGCACATCCGACGCTTAATCTAGTTCATCCAACCCCCGAAGTTTTTATCTGGAACACAATTATTCGATCTCATTTCCGTCATGGCGATCGATCACTACCCTCTGTCTCTGCTCCACTCTCCGCATTCCTTCGCATGCGTTTCCATGGCGTCAACCCAGATTTCTACACCTTCCCTTTCAttcttcaattatttcaaaTCCCCTCTTATCTCCATCTGGGTAAGTCCATTCACGCTCAGATTCATCACTTCGGCTTCGTCCGTAATCGATTCTGTCAGACGTCTCTCATCAACATGTATTCCAATTGTGGCGATATGTATCTCGCTAGAAAGCTATTTGACGAGATAAATCTCCCTGATTTGCCTTCTTGGAACTCGATTCTCACAGGTTATATTAGAATTGGTTTGGTTGATAATGCACGTAAGGTGTTCGACGAAATGCCTGAAAGAAATGTCGTGTCTTGGAGTTCTATGATAGATGGGTATAGTAGGTGTGGAGATTGTGAAAAGGCACTCCAATTGTTTAATTCTATGGAAGGATCGAAACCGAACGAATTCACCATGTCCTCGGTTCTCTCGGCTTGTGGTCAGCTCGGTAATTTGGACAAAGGAATGAACGCTCACGATTACATTAAGGAAAACGATATGGAAAACAATGTAATTGTCGCAACAGGTTTGATCGATATGTACGTGAAATGTGGGAGTATCGATAGAGCAAGAGACGTGTTTAATAAGTTAGGTCCAACCGAGGATGTAATGGCTTGGACCGCCTTCATCTCCGGTTTGGCTATACACGGCTGCAGCCATGAATGTCTTGAACAATTTAATAACATGTTGGTTCGAGAAGTAAGGCCTAATTCAGTTACGTTCGTTGGTTTGCTCTCCGCGTGTGCTCATGGAGGCTTAGTAAGCGAAGGAGAAGCGTATTTCGATAGGATGATGAACGAGTTCGGAATTAGTCCGAGGATTCAGCATTACGGTTGTATGGTTGATCTTTATAGCAGGGCAGGTTTGGTAAGAAGGGCGTGGGATTTGGTTCTATCGATGCCAATTGAACCGGATGTTCTTATATGGGGATCTCTTTTGAGTGGTTCGAGGACGCATTTTGACGTGGAAATGTGCGAGAAAGCAATTGGGAAACTAATCGAGTTAGAACCGATGAATAGTGGAGCTTACGTGCTTTTATCGAATGTGTATGTAAAAGCCGGGAGATGGAAAGATGTGAAAATTGTTCGCGACTTGATGAAGGCGAAGGGGGTGAAGAAAGTTCAAGGGTATAGTATGGTTGATATAGACGGGGTTAGGCATAGATTTGTTGTGGGCGATGAGTCCCATCCCGAGATTAGAGATGTTTATGTTAAGCTTGATGAGATTATGATGAAGTTGAAAATGGAGGGATATGTTGGGGATGTTAAGGAGGTGTTGcttgatttggacgaggaagAAGGGAAGGAGATGGCATTGTGGAGACATAGTGAGAAATTGGCGGTTGCATTTGCGATTTTGAAAACGGGGGAGGGTGAGTCGATTCGTGTGATGAAGAATCTTAGGATTTGTAGCGATTGTCATGTTGCGATGAAGATGATTTCGAGGGTATTTAATAGGGAGATTATTGTTAGGGATTGTAATAGGTTTCATCGATTTTGTAACGGTATTTGTTCTTGTAACGATTTTTGGTGACCATTTCTATATGGTTTGATGTTTGAAATGTGTTCTCACATTTAGATACATGGTTTAGATCGAAAATTATCTTGGTTCACGGCGTCATCAAATTTGTGTTGGTCAGATATGTTTTAAAATTGGAAGttgtttcatatttattcatttGGGTTTGGATGAAAAGTAGTTATATGTTCAAATTATGGGACCTAAAATTTATTAGTCAtcactattaattatttattaataaaactagTATGAAAATgcacctaatatatatatatatatatatatatatatatatatatatatatatatatatatatatatatatatatatatatatatatatatatatatatatatatataaattatttatttataaatatattatttaaatctaattaatttaacattgattttagtttataaaatttagtttaattttaaatttaatattaacatatattttattctctgGGCACCACCACTTAACTCATTAATTTTAACTCATTAATtgatattatattgagattcacattttttcatatattttttttatttcttca
Proteins encoded:
- the LOC124911681 gene encoding pentatricopeptide repeat-containing protein At3g62890; the encoded protein is MRSQSKLISQAHPTLNLVHPTPEVFIWNTIIRSHFRHGDRSLPSVSAPLSAFLRMRFHGVNPDFYTFPFILQLFQIPSYLHLGKSIHAQIHHFGFVRNRFCQTSLINMYSNCGDMYLARKLFDEINLPDLPSWNSILTGYIRIGLVDNARKVFDEMPERNVVSWSSMIDGYSRCGDCEKALQLFNSMEGSKPNEFTMSSVLSACGQLGNLDKGMNAHDYIKENDMENNVIVATGLIDMYVKCGSIDRARDVFNKLGPTEDVMAWTAFISGLAIHGCSHECLEQFNNMLVREVRPNSVTFVGLLSACAHGGLVSEGEAYFDRMMNEFGISPRIQHYGCMVDLYSRAGLVRRAWDLVLSMPIEPDVLIWGSLLSGSRTHFDVEMCEKAIGKLIELEPMNSGAYVLLSNVYVKAGRWKDVKIVRDLMKAKGVKKVQGYSMVDIDGVRHRFVVGDESHPEIRDVYVKLDEIMMKLKMEGYVGDVKEVLLDLDEEEGKEMALWRHSEKLAVAFAILKTGEGESIRVMKNLRICSDCHVAMKMISRVFNREIIVRDCNRFHRFCNGICSCNDFW